The Akkermansia muciniphila genome contains a region encoding:
- the nusG gene encoding transcription termination/antitermination protein NusG — MPSTPEPHEQWYVLHVLSGQENSVRDRIIRKAKDAELSDFIYRVEVPTELISEVRNGKKTERHSKLFPGYVYANMYLLEADGTLNKDLWYFIQQIDGVISIAGSRNAPLPMRKREVEDLLPLLDAEAVAARPKVEFAVGDPVRVCEGPFQSQEGTIEEIDPEKGKLRVSVSIFGRATPVDLEYWQVEKA, encoded by the coding sequence ATGCCCAGTACCCCAGAGCCTCACGAACAATGGTATGTTCTTCACGTCCTCTCCGGACAGGAAAACAGCGTTCGTGACCGCATCATCCGCAAGGCAAAGGACGCCGAACTTTCCGACTTCATCTACCGCGTTGAAGTCCCCACGGAACTCATCTCCGAAGTGCGCAACGGCAAAAAGACGGAACGCCACAGCAAACTCTTCCCCGGCTACGTCTATGCCAACATGTACCTGCTGGAAGCGGACGGCACCCTGAACAAGGACCTCTGGTACTTCATCCAGCAGATTGACGGCGTCATCAGCATCGCCGGTTCCCGCAACGCCCCCCTCCCCATGCGCAAACGCGAGGTGGAAGACCTTCTGCCCCTGCTGGACGCGGAAGCCGTAGCCGCCCGCCCCAAGGTGGAATTCGCTGTCGGCGATCCCGTGCGCGTCTGCGAAGGCCCATTCCAGAGCCAGGAAGGCACCATCGAAGAAATCGACCCCGAAAAAGGCAAGCTGCGCGTCAGCGTCTCCATCTTTGGCCGCGCTACCCCGGTGGACCTGGAATACTGGCAGGTTGAAAAAGCCTGA
- the rplL gene encoding 50S ribosomal protein L7/L12: MADINKIAEELGTLTILEAADLVKLLEEKWGVSAAAPVAAAAAAAPAEAEEEKTEFNVVLTEAGANKIAVIKAVREVKTGLGLVDAKKLVEGTPAVILEAVSKDEANAAKAKLEEAGAKVDVK; the protein is encoded by the coding sequence ATGGCTGATATTAACAAAATCGCTGAAGAACTCGGTACCCTCACCATCCTGGAAGCTGCCGACCTCGTCAAGCTCCTGGAAGAAAAGTGGGGCGTTTCCGCCGCTGCTCCCGTAGCCGCCGCTGCCGCCGCCGCTCCTGCCGAAGCTGAAGAAGAAAAGACCGAATTCAACGTCGTCCTGACGGAAGCCGGCGCCAACAAGATCGCCGTGATTAAGGCCGTCCGCGAAGTGAAGACCGGTCTCGGCCTGGTGGACGCCAAGAAACTGGTTGAAGGCACCCCCGCCGTCATCCTGGAAGCCGTCTCCAAGGACGAAGCTAACGCCGCCAAGGCCAAGCTCGAAGAAGCTGGCGCCAAGGTTGACGTCAAGTAA
- the rplJ gene encoding 50S ribosomal protein L10 → MNPDKRIIIDDLTARVNASPFLIVVDYTSITVPEFTNLRSALAACGAQCHVAKNNFMRTALTDAGLPDIGEHLVGQTAFVTGASDVAAAAKAINTFAKASKKAEYKVAILDGDVLSADQIRAIGELPPRDQLLAKLLGTINAAGSALARVIQAYVDKENGGSEEPAA, encoded by the coding sequence ATGAATCCTGACAAGCGTATCATCATTGACGACCTGACCGCCCGCGTCAACGCCTCCCCGTTCCTGATCGTCGTGGACTACACCTCGATCACCGTGCCTGAGTTCACCAACCTGCGTTCCGCACTGGCCGCCTGCGGCGCCCAATGCCACGTAGCCAAGAACAACTTCATGCGTACGGCCCTGACGGACGCCGGCCTTCCCGACATCGGTGAACACCTCGTCGGCCAGACCGCCTTCGTGACCGGCGCGTCTGACGTGGCTGCCGCCGCCAAGGCCATCAACACCTTCGCCAAGGCCTCCAAGAAGGCTGAATACAAGGTGGCGATCCTGGACGGCGACGTCCTCTCCGCGGACCAGATCCGCGCCATCGGTGAACTGCCCCCCCGCGATCAGCTGCTGGCCAAGCTCCTTGGCACCATCAATGCGGCCGGTTCCGCTCTTGCCCGAGTTATTCAGGCATATGTGGACAAAGAAAACGGCGGCAGCGAAGAACCCGCCGCCTAA
- the rplA gene encoding 50S ribosomal protein L1 → MSTKRSKRYQEAAKLVTPNKNYSITEAVETMKSFPAPKFDPTVTVSFHLTVDPRKSDQMVRGSVSLPNGTGKNVRVLVFAQGDAAKAAQEAGAEFVGFEDLIKKVQDGFVDFDTAIATPDAMTEVRKVARVLGPRGLMPNPKTGTVTDDTAKAVKEVKAGRVDYKVDKNANISAAVGKLSFSNEGITENIAALIDSVVKARPASAKGAYIESVTVSCAMCPGLPVDTASIAKL, encoded by the coding sequence ATGTCTACCAAACGCAGCAAGCGATATCAAGAAGCAGCCAAGCTTGTTACCCCTAACAAGAACTACAGCATCACGGAAGCCGTGGAAACCATGAAGTCTTTCCCGGCCCCGAAATTTGACCCGACTGTCACCGTTTCCTTCCACCTGACCGTGGACCCCCGCAAATCTGACCAGATGGTCCGCGGCAGCGTCTCCCTGCCCAACGGCACGGGTAAGAATGTCCGCGTCCTCGTCTTCGCCCAGGGTGATGCCGCCAAGGCCGCCCAGGAAGCCGGAGCGGAATTCGTGGGCTTTGAAGACCTGATCAAGAAGGTCCAGGACGGTTTCGTTGACTTTGACACGGCCATTGCCACCCCCGACGCCATGACGGAGGTCCGCAAGGTTGCCCGTGTACTGGGTCCGCGCGGCCTGATGCCCAACCCGAAAACCGGCACCGTTACGGATGATACGGCCAAGGCCGTGAAGGAAGTGAAAGCCGGCCGCGTTGACTACAAGGTTGACAAGAACGCCAACATCTCCGCCGCTGTAGGCAAGCTGTCCTTCTCCAACGAAGGCATCACTGAAAATATCGCTGCCCTGATTGATTCCGTCGTCAAGGCCCGCCCGGCTTCCGCCAAGGGCGCCTACATCGAATCCGTCACCGTTTCATGCGCCATGTGCCCCGGTCTCCCGGTTGACACCGCTTCCATCGCCAAACTGTAA
- the rplK gene encoding 50S ribosomal protein L11: MAKEITKIIKLQINAGAANPSPPVGPALGQAGVNIMAFCKEFNAATQKQAGDLLPTVITVYKDKSFSFITKQPPGSVLLKKAAGIPSGSGEPNKKKVATLSKAKLMEVVNTKLPDLNTKDPERAARILAGQARQMGIEVEGM; the protein is encoded by the coding sequence ATGGCAAAAGAAATAACCAAAATCATTAAGCTCCAGATTAATGCCGGAGCTGCTAACCCCTCCCCGCCCGTGGGTCCGGCACTTGGTCAGGCCGGTGTAAACATCATGGCATTCTGCAAGGAGTTCAACGCCGCCACGCAAAAGCAGGCCGGCGACCTCCTGCCGACCGTCATCACGGTTTACAAGGACAAGTCATTCTCTTTCATCACCAAGCAGCCCCCGGGCAGCGTGCTCCTCAAGAAAGCCGCCGGCATTCCTTCCGGCTCCGGCGAACCGAACAAAAAGAAGGTCGCCACTCTTTCCAAGGCCAAGCTGATGGAAGTCGTCAACACCAAACTCCCGGACCTCAACACGAAGGACCCCGAACGCGCCGCCCGCATCCTTGCCGGCCAGGCCCGCCAGATGGGCATCGAAGTTGAAGGTATGTAA
- the rpoB gene encoding DNA-directed RNA polymerase subunit beta → MSKRLYFGNIKEVIEPPNLIEIQLQSYFDFLQQDTPAAARKNIGLHGVLKEIFPIKSYDENIELDFVSYDIEQPKMSDYEAIRAGETYSAALQVTFKLKSDNESKEETVYMGELPMMTNRGTFVINGAERVIVSQLHRSPGICFESAQHLNGKLLHSFRIIPDRGSWLEVQFDTNDLLYVYLDRRRRRRKFLATTFMRYLGFKTDRDIVSQFYDIRTLPLSEDMTEEDLHNLVAVDTIKDKDLVLAKAFEQLNMGVVRQLLQFGIKEIDVIDQTEDDVLIKTLKKDPAHDEESALKEIYKRLRPGDPATAAQARTLLKRLFDDPKKYDLTRVGRYKINQKLGLDTSLDQRLMTADDFLAALKYLLRLKKGEGMVDDIDHLGSRRVRAVGELMANQCRVGLARTERLVKERMTLIDQNIEGVTPSKLINPKALSAVVRDFFGRSQLSQFMDQINPLAELTHKRRLSALGPGGLNRDRAGFEVRDVHPSHYGRICPIETPEGPNIGLINSMCTYARINEFGFIETPYRKVENGRVTNTIEYVTADQEEGYLIAQANNPLDEQGNFTTSRVTAREKGEFIEVDPADVHYMDVSPKQLVSIAAGLIPFLEHDDANRALMGSNMQRQGVPLMVAESPYVGTGIEGKCARDSRSVVLAEADGVVAAASAEVIITTKDGELPVRPEVFLSDPDSVRTDRDNGVYVYPLRKFMRSNAGTCINQRPIVRRGEKIKTGDVLADGPNTDQGELALGRNVLVAYMPWNGYNFEDAIVISEKTVKEDTFTSIHISEFEVQARDTKLGPEEITRDIPNAGDEALKNLDHDGVIRIGAEVKPGDILVGKITPKSETELAPEERLLRAIFGEKAAEVKDTSLRVPSGCTGIVMDVRISSTGSGHHRGDLVVDSAEKKKQFKKINDEHKKKKEQLIDQLTKKLSDILLGEKIPLDVVNEQTGEIIIPANRKITKTLLRKLALVHDHIEIEPSPIRNKILEIITSFEGRFTELDDEREHRLDQMESGDESEPGGLKEVKVYIAAKRKLGVGDKMAGRHGNKGVVAKIVPEQDMPFLADGTPVDIVLNPLGVPSRMNVGQVLEAHLGIAARALGFKVATPVFDGISEDTIWNYMSEAKKVDGFTWIGDGKDGTVGGKSTLYDGLTGEPFHNPVVVGQTYMLKLNHLVADKIHARAVGPYSLVTQQPLGGKAQYGGQRFGEMEVWALEAYGAAYTLQELLTVKSDDVQGRTRIYESIVKGDNTLEAGTPESFNVLMKEMQSLGLNVRPGSKDDQPSLQLGDTDLTPVDGMTEGFDSDDMAGLADVDFSDLKF, encoded by the coding sequence ATGTCAAAGCGACTCTACTTCGGGAATATCAAGGAAGTCATCGAACCTCCGAACCTTATTGAGATTCAACTTCAATCATACTTCGATTTTCTACAACAGGACACCCCGGCCGCGGCCAGGAAAAACATCGGGTTACACGGCGTTCTGAAGGAAATCTTTCCTATCAAGAGCTATGACGAAAACATTGAGCTCGACTTCGTCTCCTACGACATCGAACAGCCGAAGATGAGCGATTACGAGGCTATCCGCGCCGGGGAAACCTACAGCGCCGCCCTCCAGGTCACCTTCAAGCTCAAGTCCGACAACGAATCCAAGGAAGAAACGGTCTACATGGGAGAACTCCCCATGATGACCAACCGCGGCACCTTTGTGATCAATGGCGCCGAACGCGTGATCGTGTCCCAGCTCCACCGTTCCCCGGGCATCTGCTTTGAAAGCGCCCAGCACCTGAACGGCAAGCTCCTCCACTCCTTCCGCATCATTCCGGACCGCGGCTCCTGGCTGGAAGTCCAGTTTGACACCAACGACCTCCTCTACGTCTACCTTGACCGCCGCCGCCGCCGCCGCAAGTTCCTTGCGACGACGTTCATGCGTTATCTGGGCTTCAAGACGGACCGCGACATCGTCAGCCAGTTCTATGATATCCGCACGCTTCCCCTGAGCGAAGACATGACGGAGGAAGACCTGCACAACCTCGTGGCCGTGGACACCATCAAGGACAAGGACCTGGTCCTCGCCAAGGCCTTTGAACAGCTCAACATGGGCGTGGTGCGCCAGCTCCTCCAGTTCGGCATCAAGGAAATTGACGTCATTGACCAGACTGAAGACGACGTGCTGATCAAGACCCTGAAGAAGGACCCCGCCCATGACGAGGAATCCGCCCTCAAGGAAATCTACAAGCGCCTCCGTCCCGGCGACCCCGCCACGGCCGCCCAGGCCCGCACCCTGCTCAAGAGGCTCTTTGACGATCCCAAGAAGTACGACCTCACCCGCGTGGGCCGCTACAAGATCAACCAGAAGCTCGGGCTGGACACCAGCCTGGACCAGCGCCTGATGACTGCGGACGACTTCCTGGCCGCCCTCAAGTACCTCCTGCGCCTCAAGAAGGGCGAAGGCATGGTGGACGACATTGACCACCTGGGCAGCCGCCGCGTGCGCGCCGTCGGCGAACTCATGGCCAACCAGTGCCGCGTGGGCCTCGCCCGCACGGAACGCCTGGTGAAGGAACGCATGACCCTCATTGACCAGAACATTGAAGGCGTGACGCCCAGCAAGCTCATCAACCCGAAGGCCCTCAGCGCCGTCGTGCGCGACTTCTTCGGCCGCTCCCAGCTCTCCCAGTTCATGGACCAGATCAACCCCCTTGCGGAACTGACGCACAAGCGCCGCCTTTCCGCCCTGGGGCCCGGCGGCCTGAACCGCGACCGTGCTGGCTTCGAAGTGCGAGACGTGCATCCCTCCCACTACGGCCGCATCTGCCCGATTGAAACCCCTGAAGGTCCCAACATCGGTCTGATCAACTCCATGTGCACTTACGCCCGCATCAATGAATTCGGATTCATTGAAACGCCCTACCGCAAGGTGGAAAACGGCAGGGTCACCAACACCATCGAATACGTCACCGCCGACCAGGAGGAAGGCTACCTCATCGCCCAGGCCAACAACCCGCTGGACGAACAAGGCAACTTCACCACCTCCCGCGTGACCGCCCGTGAAAAGGGCGAGTTCATTGAAGTGGACCCCGCTGACGTGCACTACATGGACGTGTCTCCCAAGCAGCTCGTCTCCATCGCCGCAGGCCTCATTCCCTTCCTGGAACACGATGACGCCAACCGCGCCCTCATGGGTTCCAACATGCAGCGCCAGGGCGTGCCTCTCATGGTGGCGGAATCCCCGTACGTGGGGACCGGCATTGAAGGCAAGTGCGCCAGGGACTCCCGTTCCGTCGTTCTGGCGGAAGCGGACGGCGTAGTAGCCGCCGCCTCGGCGGAAGTCATCATCACGACGAAGGACGGGGAACTGCCCGTACGTCCGGAAGTGTTCCTGTCCGATCCGGACAGCGTGCGCACGGACCGCGACAACGGCGTTTACGTCTATCCCCTGCGCAAGTTCATGCGTTCCAACGCCGGAACCTGCATCAACCAGCGTCCGATCGTGCGCCGCGGCGAGAAGATCAAGACCGGCGACGTGCTGGCCGACGGCCCGAACACGGACCAGGGCGAACTGGCCCTCGGCCGCAACGTGCTGGTGGCATATATGCCGTGGAACGGCTACAACTTCGAAGACGCCATCGTCATCTCCGAAAAGACCGTAAAGGAAGACACCTTCACCTCCATCCACATCTCCGAGTTTGAAGTGCAGGCCCGCGACACCAAGCTGGGCCCGGAAGAAATCACCCGCGACATTCCGAACGCCGGTGACGAAGCCCTGAAAAACCTGGACCATGACGGCGTCATCCGCATCGGCGCGGAAGTGAAGCCCGGCGACATCCTCGTGGGCAAGATCACTCCCAAGTCTGAAACGGAACTGGCTCCGGAAGAACGCCTCCTGCGCGCCATCTTCGGTGAAAAGGCTGCGGAAGTGAAAGACACCTCCCTCCGCGTTCCCTCCGGCTGCACCGGCATCGTGATGGATGTGCGCATCTCTTCCACGGGCTCCGGCCACCACCGCGGCGACCTCGTGGTGGACAGCGCGGAAAAGAAGAAGCAGTTCAAGAAGATCAATGACGAGCACAAGAAGAAGAAGGAACAGCTTATTGACCAACTGACCAAGAAGCTTTCCGACATTCTTCTGGGCGAAAAAATCCCGCTGGACGTGGTCAACGAACAGACCGGTGAAATCATCATCCCGGCCAACCGCAAGATCACCAAGACCCTGCTGCGCAAGCTGGCCCTGGTGCATGACCACATCGAAATCGAACCCAGCCCGATCCGCAACAAGATTCTGGAAATCATCACCTCCTTTGAAGGCCGCTTCACGGAACTGGATGACGAACGTGAGCACAGGCTGGACCAGATGGAATCCGGTGACGAATCCGAACCCGGCGGACTGAAGGAAGTCAAGGTGTACATCGCCGCCAAGCGCAAGCTCGGCGTGGGCGACAAGATGGCCGGCCGCCACGGCAACAAGGGCGTGGTAGCCAAGATCGTTCCTGAACAGGACATGCCCTTCCTCGCGGACGGCACTCCGGTGGACATCGTTCTGAACCCCCTGGGCGTGCCTTCCCGAATGAACGTGGGGCAGGTGCTTGAAGCCCACCTCGGCATCGCCGCCAGGGCCCTCGGCTTCAAGGTGGCCACCCCGGTGTTCGACGGCATCAGTGAAGACACCATCTGGAACTACATGTCCGAAGCCAAGAAAGTGGACGGCTTCACCTGGATCGGCGACGGCAAGGACGGCACCGTGGGCGGCAAGAGCACCCTCTATGACGGCCTGACCGGCGAACCCTTCCACAACCCGGTAGTGGTAGGCCAGACCTACATGCTCAAGCTGAACCACCTGGTGGCGGACAAGATTCACGCCCGCGCCGTGGGTCCGTACAGCCTGGTCACGCAGCAGCCCCTGGGCGGCAAGGCCCAGTACGGCGGCCAGCGTTTCGGGGAAATGGAAGTGTGGGCGCTGGAAGCCTATGGCGCCGCCTACACCCTCCAGGAACTCCTCACCGTGAAGTCTGACGACGTGCAGGGCCGCACCCGCATTTACGAATCCATCGTGAAGGGGGACAACACCCTGGAAGCCGGAACTCCGGAATCCTTCAACGTTCTGATGAAGGAAATGCAGTCCCTGGGCCTGAACGTGCGCCCCGGCAGCAAGGATGACCAACCCTCCCTGCAGCTTGGCGATACGGACCTCACCCCCGTGGACGGCATGACGGAAGGCTTTGACAGCGACGACATGGCCGGCCTGGCGGACGTCGACTTCTCCGACCTTAAATTCTAA
- a CDS encoding preprotein translocase subunit SecE gives MFRKISQFIAEVKGELKKTTWPWESDPKVKGFKKFRELWGSTLVVLIAMVFLGAFVASFDIFLHSVVNYLIQLAI, from the coding sequence ATGTTTCGCAAGATTTCTCAATTCATCGCCGAAGTTAAGGGCGAACTTAAGAAGACCACCTGGCCCTGGGAAAGCGACCCCAAGGTGAAAGGTTTTAAAAAATTCCGCGAACTCTGGGGTTCTACTCTCGTCGTACTGATTGCCATGGTCTTCCTTGGCGCGTTTGTTGCATCGTTCGACATCTTTCTTCACAGCGTGGTCAACTACCTCATTCAGTTGGCTATCTAG
- the tuf gene encoding elongation factor Tu, with amino-acid sequence MAKEQFQRNKPHVNVGTIGHVDHGKTSLTAAITSVLAKKGFAEARGYDQIDAAPEERERGITISTAHVEYETENRHYAHVDCPGHADYVKNMITGAAQMDGAILVVAASDGPMPQTREHILLARQVGVPAIVVYMNKCDLVDDPDLIELVEMEIRELLNEYEFPGDDTPIIKGSAVKALEGDTAAEDSIMELMAAVDSYIPQPERPVDQPFLMPVEDVFSISGRGTVATGRIERGIVKKMEEVEIIGIKDTQKTAVTDIEMFRKLLDEGQAGDNVGLLLRGLKKEDIERGQVIIKPGTVKPHKNFKAEVYVLTKEEGGRHTPFFNNYRPQFYFRTTDVTGCCTLPEGVEMVMPGDNVNLEVQLITPIAMEKAMRFAIREGGRTVGAGRVSEILD; translated from the coding sequence GCTCGCTAAGAAGGGTTTCGCCGAAGCACGCGGCTATGACCAGATCGACGCCGCTCCCGAAGAACGCGAACGCGGCATTACCATCTCCACGGCCCACGTTGAATACGAAACGGAAAACCGTCACTATGCCCACGTTGACTGCCCCGGCCACGCCGACTATGTGAAGAACATGATCACCGGCGCTGCTCAGATGGACGGCGCCATCCTCGTGGTTGCCGCCTCCGACGGCCCGATGCCGCAGACCCGCGAACACATCCTCCTTGCCCGCCAGGTGGGCGTCCCCGCCATCGTCGTTTACATGAACAAGTGCGACCTGGTTGACGATCCCGACCTCATCGAACTCGTGGAAATGGAAATCCGCGAACTCCTCAACGAATACGAATTCCCGGGCGACGACACCCCCATCATCAAGGGTTCCGCCGTTAAGGCTCTGGAAGGCGACACCGCCGCTGAAGACTCCATCATGGAACTCATGGCCGCTGTTGACTCCTACATCCCGCAGCCTGAACGCCCCGTTGACCAGCCCTTCCTCATGCCTGTGGAAGACGTATTCTCCATCTCCGGCCGCGGCACCGTGGCTACCGGACGTATCGAACGCGGTATCGTCAAGAAGATGGAAGAAGTGGAAATCATCGGCATCAAGGATACCCAGAAGACCGCCGTTACGGACATTGAAATGTTCCGCAAGCTGCTTGACGAAGGTCAGGCCGGTGACAACGTTGGCCTGCTCCTCCGCGGCCTGAAGAAGGAAGACATTGAACGCGGCCAGGTGATCATCAAGCCCGGCACCGTGAAGCCCCACAAGAACTTCAAGGCTGAAGTTTACGTCCTGACCAAGGAAGAAGGCGGCCGTCACACCCCGTTCTTCAACAACTACCGCCCGCAGTTCTACTTCCGCACGACGGACGTGACCGGTTGCTGCACCCTTCCCGAAGGCGTGGAAATGGTGATGCCTGGTGACAACGTCAACCTGGAAGTTCAGCTCATCACTCCGATCGCCATGGAAAAGGCCATGCGATTCGCTATCCGCGAAGGCGGCCGCACCGTTGGTGCCGGTCGTGTGAGCGAAATCCTTGACTAA